From Camelina sativa cultivar DH55 chromosome 20, Cs, whole genome shotgun sequence, the proteins below share one genomic window:
- the LOC104769345 gene encoding disease resistance protein TAO1-like isoform X3: protein MASSFYLTTVAAAIGFFTLLRKLRFHQENQEKKSSSLPPSSPSPLSLSSVPPSSLPPSSSSTSSLSPSSVPSSPSLSSTWTHQVFPSFRGEDVRRDFLSHIQMEFQRMGITPFVDNEIKRGESIGPELIRAIRGSKIAIILLSRNYASSKWCLDELVETMKCREELGQTVMAVFHKVDPSDVKKLTGDFGKVFRKTCAGKSKEDTERWRQALAEVATIAGYHSSNWDNEAAMIKKIATDISNILINSTPSRDFDGFVGMRAHLEKMKPLLRLESDEVRIIGIWGPPGIGKTTIARVVYNQFSNSFQLSVFIENIKANYTRPTDSDDYSAKLQLQQMFLSQITKQKDMEIPHLGVAQDRLKDKKVLVVLDGVDKSVQLDAMAKETWWFGPGSRIIITTQDHRLLRAHGINYFYKVDFPATEEALQIFCMYAFGQKFPKTGFEELAWKVTYLAGNLPLGLRVMGSYFKGMSKEEWKKSLPRLETSLDADIQSILKFSYDALDDEDKDLFLHIACFFNREEIEKVEEHLAKKFVEVRQRLNVLAEKSLISFSNYGTIKMHSLLAKLGGEIVRKQSIHEPGQRQFLFDEDEICDMLSGDAAGSKRVIGINFRYTIEEEFDLTERIFKGMSNLQFLRFEGGRDKLQLSRGLNYLSRKLQLLDWNYFPMTCLPSIVNVEFLIELNLKYSKLETLWEGIKPLQNLRRMDLSFSVNLKELPDLSTATNLRKLILYYCSSLIRLPSCIGNATNLEDLYLNGCSSLVELPSFGNAINLQRLLLCNCSNLLELPSTGNAINLLNLSYCSRLIKLRSIGNLIDLRYLNLHSCSNLVELPSSIGNATNLEYMDLSNCSNLVELPLSIGNLQKLQELRLDGCSKLEDLPSNVNFKSLNILALKNCSMLKRFPEISTNVRTLNLCGTAIEEVPPSIRSWPRLDELLMSYFENLREFPHALDIIKHLDLNDTEMQVVPPWIKRISRLRKLRLKGCRKVVSLPQIPESLKEIDAEDCESLERLDCSFHNPKIILDFGKCFKLNQEARDLIIQTPSRRAVLPGREVPAYFTHRATGGSLTIKLNERPLPTSMRFKACILLVNNGDYEAPDRDKRLRISFGVRSITLAEYISPGLTEHLYTFEIEAIVTSSELVFEFNVENGNDWKIGECGLRSEVLHVVDGHE, encoded by the exons atggcttcttctttttaccTTACCACTGTTGCAGCTGCAATAGGCTTCTTCACCCTTTTGAGAAAACTCAGATTCcatcaagaaaatcaagaaaagaagtCATCTTCTTTACCTCCTTCATCTCCATCTCCGTTGTCTCTTTCATCAGTTCCTCCATCTTCTTTAcctccttcatcatcatctacatcgtctttgtctccttcatctgttccttcttcaccttctttgtCTAGCACGTGGACGCACCAAGTCTTTCCCAGCTTCCGCGGGGAAGATGTCCGTAGAGACTTTCTCAGCCACATTCAGATGGAGTTTCAAAGAATGGGAATCACTCCGTTCGTTGATAATGAGATCAAAAGAGGAGAATCCATCGGTCCTGAGCTCATTCGGGCTATTAGAGGATCTAAGATCGCTATTATCTTGCTCTCTAGGAACTACGCTTCTTCAAAATGGTGTCTTGACGAACTTGTGGAGACTATGAAGTGCAGAGAAGAGTTAGGTCAAACTGTGATGGCCGTTTTTCATAAAGTAGATCCATCTGATGTCAAAAAGCTGACCGGAGATTTTGGGAAAGTCTTTAGAAAAACTTGTGCCGGTAAATCAAAGGAGGACACTGAAAGATGGAGACAAGCTTTGGCAGAAGTGGCCACCATCGCTGGTTATCATTCAAGCAACTG GGATAATGAAGCCGCCATGATCAAGAAAATTGCCACTGATATTTCTAACATATTGATTAATTCCACACCATCAAGAGATTTCGACGGGTTTGTTGGGATGAGAGCTCATTTAGAAAAGATGAAACCGTTGTTGCGCCTAGAATCAGATGAAGTGAGGATAATTGGGATTTGGGGTCCTCCTGGGATTGGGAAGACCACAATTGCCAGAGTTGTATACAACCAATTCTCCAACAGTTTCCAACTGAGTGTCTTTATAGAGAATatcaaagcaaactatacaaGACCAACCGATTCCGATGACTACAGCGCGAAGCTGCAATTACAACAAATGTTTCTGTCTCAAATAACGAAGCAGAAGGATATGGAGATTCCTCATTTAGGAGTTGCCCAAGATAGgttgaaagacaagaaagttTTGGTCGTTCTTGATGGCGTAGACAAATCAGTACAACTTGATGCTATGGCGAAAGAAACTTGGTGGTTTGGTCCTGGGAGTCGTATTATCATTACAACACAAGATCACCGACTTCTCAGAGCACATGGGATTAACTATTTTTACAAGGTGGATTTTCCAGCAACTGAAGAGGCTCTTCAAATCTTCTGCATGTATGCTTTTGGTCAAAAGTTTCCTAAAACTGGTTTTGAGGAGCTTGCTTGGAAAGTTACGTACCTTGCTGGTAACCTCCCTTTGGGGCTAAGAGTTATGGGATCCTACTTTAAGGGAATGTCAAAGGAAGAGTGGAAAAAGTCACTACCAAGATTAGAAACTAGCCTTGACGCTGATATTCAGAGCATTTTGAAGTTCAGCTATGACGCTTTAGATGACGAAGATAAAGATTTATTTCTTCATATAGCATGTTTTTTCAACcgggaagagattgagaaagtGGAAGAGCATCTTGCAAAGAAGTTTGTGGAAGTAAGGCAAAGACT caatGTCTTGGCTGAGAAATCTCTCATATCTTTTAGCAACTATGGAACTATAAAGATGCATAGTTTGCTAGCAAAACTAGGTGGAGAAATCGTTCGTAAACAATCCATTCATGAGCCTGGACAGCGCCAGTTTTTGTTCGATGAAGACGAGATATGTGATATGCTGAGTGGTGATGCAGCA GGTAGTAAAAGGGTAATAG GCATAAATTTCCGCTACACAATCGAGGAAGAATTCGATCTAACAGAGAGGATTTTCAAAGGAATGTCTAATCTTCAGTTCTTAAGATTCGAAGGTGGCCGTGATAAATTGCAACTATCTCGCGGTCTGAACTATCTTTCTCGCAAACTTCAATTACTAGATTGGAATTATTTTCCGATGACATGTTTGCCTTCTATTGTGAACGTTGAGTTCCTTATTGAACTAAACCTGAAGTACAGCAAGCTTGAAACGTTGTGGGAAGGAATTAAA CCGCTTCAAAATCTCAGGCGGATGGATTTGAGTTTTTCTGTAAACTTGAAGGAGCTTCCTGATCTCTCAACTGCCACTAATCTTCGAAAATTGATTCTTTATTATTGCTCCAGTCTGATCAGACTCCCTTCTTGTATTGGGAATGCCACCAATCTCGAGGATTTATATCTTAATGGGTGCTCAAGTCTTGTGGAGCTTCCCTCTTTTGGGAATGCCATTAATCTGCAAAGATTGCTTCTTTGCAATTGCTCAAATCTGTTGGAACTCCCCTCTACTGGAAATGCCATTAATCTGTTGAATCTTTCTTATTGCTCTAGACTGATCAAACTTCGCTCTATTGGAAACCTCATTGATCTTCGATATTTGAATCTTCACAGTTGCTCAAATCTGGTGGAGCTGCCCTCCTCTATTGGGAATGCCACTAATCTAGAGTACATGGATCTCAGTAATTGCTCAAATCTGGTGGAACTTCCTCTTTCTATTGGAAACCTTCAGAAGTTGCAGGAATTGCGTTTAGACGGATGCTCTAAGCTAGAGGATCTTCCCAGCAACGTCAATTTCAAATCTTTGAACATACTTGCGCTCAAGAATTGCTCGATGTTGAAAAGGTTTCCAGAGATCTCCACAAACGTTAGAACTCTCAATCTCTGTGGAACCGCAATAGAAGAAGTGCCTCCCTCGATCAGGTCATGGCCCCGTCTTGATGAGTTGCTGATGTCATACTTTGAAAACCTCAGGGAATTCCCTCATGCTCTTGACATCATCAAACATCTGGACTTGAACGATACAGAAATGCAAGTGGTTCCTCCATGGATCAAGAGAATTTCTCGTCTTAGGAAGCTCAGGCTCAAGGGGTGCAGGAAGGTGGTATCACTGCCACAGATTCCAGAATCTTTAAAAGAGATTGATGCAGAAGATTGTGAGTCGTTGGAGAGACTAGATTGCTCCTTCCACAATCCAAAGATTATTCTCGACTTTGGTAAGTGCTTTAAACTGAATCAAGAAGCAAGAGACCTCATCATCCAGACACCGAGTAGGCGAGCAGTCTTACCTGGTAGAGAAGTGCCTGCGTACTTCACTCACCGAGCAACTGGGGGTTCATTGACAATTAAGTTGAATGAGAGGCCACTTCCTACATCCATGAGATTTAAGGCTTGCATCTTGCTGGTTAATAATGGTGACTATGAGGCTCCTGATAGAGATAAAAGGTTACGTATTTCTTTCGGTGTTAGGTCTATAACATTGGCAGAATATATTTCTCCAGGCCTAACAGAGCATCTGTACACATTCGAAATCGAAGCAATTGTAACTTCCAGCGAGCTTGTCTTTGAGTTTAACGTCGAAAACGGTAACGACTGGAAGATAGGAGAATGCGGGTTACGTTCGGAAGTTCTACATGTTGTTGATGGACACGAATGA
- the LOC104769345 gene encoding disease resistance protein TAO1-like isoform X4: MASSFYLTTVAAAIGFFTLLRKLRFHQENQEKKSSSLPPSSPSPLSLSSVPPSSLPPSSSSTSSLSPSSVPSSPSLSSTWTHQVFPSFRGEDVRRDFLSHIQMEFQRMGITPFVDNEIKRGESIGPELIRAIRGSKIAIILLSRNYASSKWCLDELVETMKCREELGQTVMAVFHKVDPSDVKKLTGDFGKVFRKTCAGKSKEDTERWRQALAEVATIAGYHSSNWDNEAAMIKKIATDISNILINSTPSRDFDGFVGMRAHLEKMKPLLRLESDEVRIIGIWGPPGIGKTTIARVVYNQFSNSFQLSVFIENIKANYTRPTDSDDYSAKLQLQQMFLSQITKQKDMEIPHLGVAQDRLKDKKVLVVLDGVDKSVQLDAMAKETWWFGPGSRIIITTQDHRLLRAHGINYFYKVDFPATEEALQIFCMYAFGQKFPKTGFEELAWKVTYLAGNLPLGLRVMGSYFKGMSKEEWKKSLPRLETSLDADIQSILKFSYDALDDEDKDLFLHIACFFNREEIEKVEEHLAKKFVEVRQRLRVLAEKSLISFSNYGTIKMHSLLAKLGGEIVRKQSIHEPGQRQFLFDEDEICDMLSGDAAVSSLXGINFRYTIEEEFDLTERIFKGMSNLQFLRFEGGRDKLQLSRGLNYLSRKLQLLDWNYFPMTCLPSIVNVEFLIELNLKYSKLETLWEGIKVSTFSIFLIYL; this comes from the exons atggcttcttctttttaccTTACCACTGTTGCAGCTGCAATAGGCTTCTTCACCCTTTTGAGAAAACTCAGATTCcatcaagaaaatcaagaaaagaagtCATCTTCTTTACCTCCTTCATCTCCATCTCCGTTGTCTCTTTCATCAGTTCCTCCATCTTCTTTAcctccttcatcatcatctacatcgtctttgtctccttcatctgttccttcttcaccttctttgtCTAGCACGTGGACGCACCAAGTCTTTCCCAGCTTCCGCGGGGAAGATGTCCGTAGAGACTTTCTCAGCCACATTCAGATGGAGTTTCAAAGAATGGGAATCACTCCGTTCGTTGATAATGAGATCAAAAGAGGAGAATCCATCGGTCCTGAGCTCATTCGGGCTATTAGAGGATCTAAGATCGCTATTATCTTGCTCTCTAGGAACTACGCTTCTTCAAAATGGTGTCTTGACGAACTTGTGGAGACTATGAAGTGCAGAGAAGAGTTAGGTCAAACTGTGATGGCCGTTTTTCATAAAGTAGATCCATCTGATGTCAAAAAGCTGACCGGAGATTTTGGGAAAGTCTTTAGAAAAACTTGTGCCGGTAAATCAAAGGAGGACACTGAAAGATGGAGACAAGCTTTGGCAGAAGTGGCCACCATCGCTGGTTATCATTCAAGCAACTG GGATAATGAAGCCGCCATGATCAAGAAAATTGCCACTGATATTTCTAACATATTGATTAATTCCACACCATCAAGAGATTTCGACGGGTTTGTTGGGATGAGAGCTCATTTAGAAAAGATGAAACCGTTGTTGCGCCTAGAATCAGATGAAGTGAGGATAATTGGGATTTGGGGTCCTCCTGGGATTGGGAAGACCACAATTGCCAGAGTTGTATACAACCAATTCTCCAACAGTTTCCAACTGAGTGTCTTTATAGAGAATatcaaagcaaactatacaaGACCAACCGATTCCGATGACTACAGCGCGAAGCTGCAATTACAACAAATGTTTCTGTCTCAAATAACGAAGCAGAAGGATATGGAGATTCCTCATTTAGGAGTTGCCCAAGATAGgttgaaagacaagaaagttTTGGTCGTTCTTGATGGCGTAGACAAATCAGTACAACTTGATGCTATGGCGAAAGAAACTTGGTGGTTTGGTCCTGGGAGTCGTATTATCATTACAACACAAGATCACCGACTTCTCAGAGCACATGGGATTAACTATTTTTACAAGGTGGATTTTCCAGCAACTGAAGAGGCTCTTCAAATCTTCTGCATGTATGCTTTTGGTCAAAAGTTTCCTAAAACTGGTTTTGAGGAGCTTGCTTGGAAAGTTACGTACCTTGCTGGTAACCTCCCTTTGGGGCTAAGAGTTATGGGATCCTACTTTAAGGGAATGTCAAAGGAAGAGTGGAAAAAGTCACTACCAAGATTAGAAACTAGCCTTGACGCTGATATTCAGAGCATTTTGAAGTTCAGCTATGACGCTTTAGATGACGAAGATAAAGATTTATTTCTTCATATAGCATGTTTTTTCAACcgggaagagattgagaaagtGGAAGAGCATCTTGCAAAGAAGTTTGTGGAAGTAAGGCAAAGACTTAGG GTCTTGGCTGAGAAATCTCTCATATCTTTTAGCAACTATGGAACTATAAAGATGCATAGTTTGCTAGCAAAACTAGGTGGAGAAATCGTTCGTAAACAATCCATTCATGAGCCTGGACAGCGCCAGTTTTTGTTCGATGAAGACGAGATATGTGATATGCTGAGTGGTGATGCAGCAGTAAGTTCATT GNTAGGCATAAATTTCCGCTACACAATCGAGGAAGAATTCGATCTAACAGAGAGGATTTTCAAAGGAATGTCTAATCTTCAGTTCTTAAGATTCGAAGGTGGCCGTGATAAATTGCAACTATCTCGCGGTCTGAACTATCTTTCTCGCAAACTTCAATTACTAGATTGGAATTATTTTCCGATGACATGTTTGCCTTCTATTGTGAACGTTGAGTTCCTTATTGAACTAAACCTGAAGTACAGCAAGCTTGAAACGTTGTGGGAAGGAATTAAAGTAAGTACTTTCTCTATATTTCTAATCTATCTTTGA
- the LOC104769345 gene encoding disease resistance protein TAO1-like isoform X1, which produces MEFQRMGITPFVDNEIKRGESIGPELIRAIRGSKIAIILLSRNYASSKWCLDELVETMKCREELGQTVMAVFHKVDPSDVKKLTGDFGKVFRKTCAGKSKEDTERWRQALAEVATIAGYHSSNWDNEAAMIKKIATDISNILINSTPSRDFDGFVGMRAHLEKMKPLLRLESDEVRIIGIWGPPGIGKTTIARVVYNQFSNSFQLSVFIENIKANYTRPTDSDDYSAKLQLQQMFLSQITKQKDMEIPHLGVAQDRLKDKKVLVVLDGVDKSVQLDAMAKETWWFGPGSRIIITTQDHRLLRAHGINYFYKVDFPATEEALQIFCMYAFGQKFPKTGFEELAWKVTYLAGNLPLGLRVMGSYFKGMSKEEWKKSLPRLETSLDADIQSILKFSYDALDDEDKDLFLHIACFFNREEIEKVEEHLAKKFVEVRQRLRGMYST; this is translated from the exons ATGGAGTTTCAAAGAATGGGAATCACTCCGTTCGTTGATAATGAGATCAAAAGAGGAGAATCCATCGGTCCTGAGCTCATTCGGGCTATTAGAGGATCTAAGATCGCTATTATCTTGCTCTCTAGGAACTACGCTTCTTCAAAATGGTGTCTTGACGAACTTGTGGAGACTATGAAGTGCAGAGAAGAGTTAGGTCAAACTGTGATGGCCGTTTTTCATAAAGTAGATCCATCTGATGTCAAAAAGCTGACCGGAGATTTTGGGAAAGTCTTTAGAAAAACTTGTGCCGGTAAATCAAAGGAGGACACTGAAAGATGGAGACAAGCTTTGGCAGAAGTGGCCACCATCGCTGGTTATCATTCAAGCAACTG GGATAATGAAGCCGCCATGATCAAGAAAATTGCCACTGATATTTCTAACATATTGATTAATTCCACACCATCAAGAGATTTCGACGGGTTTGTTGGGATGAGAGCTCATTTAGAAAAGATGAAACCGTTGTTGCGCCTAGAATCAGATGAAGTGAGGATAATTGGGATTTGGGGTCCTCCTGGGATTGGGAAGACCACAATTGCCAGAGTTGTATACAACCAATTCTCCAACAGTTTCCAACTGAGTGTCTTTATAGAGAATatcaaagcaaactatacaaGACCAACCGATTCCGATGACTACAGCGCGAAGCTGCAATTACAACAAATGTTTCTGTCTCAAATAACGAAGCAGAAGGATATGGAGATTCCTCATTTAGGAGTTGCCCAAGATAGgttgaaagacaagaaagttTTGGTCGTTCTTGATGGCGTAGACAAATCAGTACAACTTGATGCTATGGCGAAAGAAACTTGGTGGTTTGGTCCTGGGAGTCGTATTATCATTACAACACAAGATCACCGACTTCTCAGAGCACATGGGATTAACTATTTTTACAAGGTGGATTTTCCAGCAACTGAAGAGGCTCTTCAAATCTTCTGCATGTATGCTTTTGGTCAAAAGTTTCCTAAAACTGGTTTTGAGGAGCTTGCTTGGAAAGTTACGTACCTTGCTGGTAACCTCCCTTTGGGGCTAAGAGTTATGGGATCCTACTTTAAGGGAATGTCAAAGGAAGAGTGGAAAAAGTCACTACCAAGATTAGAAACTAGCCTTGACGCTGATATTCAGAGCATTTTGAAGTTCAGCTATGACGCTTTAGATGACGAAGATAAAGATTTATTTCTTCATATAGCATGTTTTTTCAACcgggaagagattgagaaagtGGAAGAGCATCTTGCAAAGAAGTTTGTGGAAGTAAGGCAAAGACTTAGGGggatgtattcaacttga
- the LOC104769345 gene encoding disease resistance protein TAO1-like isoform X2, whose protein sequence is MASSFYLTTVAAAIGFFTLLRKLRFHQENQEKKSSSLPPSSPSPLSLSSVPPSSLPPSSSSTSSLSPSSVPSSPSLSSTWTHQVFPSFRGEDVRRDFLSHIQMEFQRMGITPFVDNEIKRGESIGPELIRAIRGSKIAIILLSRNYASSKWCLDELVETMKCREELGQTVMAVFHKVDPSDVKKLTGDFGKVFRKTCAGKSKEDTERWRQALAEVATIAGYHSSNC, encoded by the exons atggcttcttctttttaccTTACCACTGTTGCAGCTGCAATAGGCTTCTTCACCCTTTTGAGAAAACTCAGATTCcatcaagaaaatcaagaaaagaagtCATCTTCTTTACCTCCTTCATCTCCATCTCCGTTGTCTCTTTCATCAGTTCCTCCATCTTCTTTAcctccttcatcatcatctacatcgtctttgtctccttcatctgttccttcttcaccttctttgtCTAGCACGTGGACGCACCAAGTCTTTCCCAGCTTCCGCGGGGAAGATGTCCGTAGAGACTTTCTCAGCCACATTCAGATGGAGTTTCAAAGAATGGGAATCACTCCGTTCGTTGATAATGAGATCAAAAGAGGAGAATCCATCGGTCCTGAGCTCATTCGGGCTATTAGAGGATCTAAGATCGCTATTATCTTGCTCTCTAGGAACTACGCTTCTTCAAAATGGTGTCTTGACGAACTTGTGGAGACTATGAAGTGCAGAGAAGAGTTAGGTCAAACTGTGATGGCCGTTTTTCATAAAGTAGATCCATCTGATGTCAAAAAGCTGACCGGAGATTTTGGGAAAGTCTTTAGAAAAACTTGTGCCGGTAAATCAAAGGAGGACACTGAAAGATGGAGACAAGCTTTGGCAGAAGTGGCCACCATCGCTGGTTATCATTCAAGCAACTG TTGA
- the LOC104769344 gene encoding disease resistance protein TAO1-like: protein MASSFYLTTIAAAIGFFTLLRKLRVHQDNQEKKSSSSSPSSSSTSSLSLSSVTPPSSSSRNWTYHVFPSFRGEDVRRDFLSHIQMEFQRMGITSFVDNEIKRGESIAPELIRSIGESKIAVVLVSRNYASSKWCLNELVEIMKCREELGQTVMPIFHKVDPTDVKNLTGDFGKVFRRTCAGKTEQDIWRWRQALAEVATIAGYHSTNWDNEAAMIKKIATDISNILINSTPSSDFDGFVGMRAHLEKVESLLCLHSDEVRMVGIWGPPGIGKTTIARVVYNQLSNSFPLSVFMENIKATYSRPTGSDDYSAKLQLQQMFLSQITKQKDMEIPHLGVAQDRLKDKKVLVVLDGVNQSVQLDAMAKETWWFGPGSRIIITTQDQKLCKAHGINHIYQVDFPPDKEALQIFCMYAFGQKFPKTGFEELARKVTNLSGNLPLGLRIMGSYFRGMSKEEWKKSLPRLKTSLDADIQSILKFSYDALDDEDKDLFLHIACFFNQREIKIVEEHLAKKFVEVRQRLNVLAEKSLISFSFFGTIEMHSLLAKLGGEIVRKQSIHEPGQRQFLFNEEEICDVLIGDAAGSKSVIGIKFRYRIEEEFDLSERIFEGMSNLQFLRFICGRDTLQLPRGLNYLSRKIQLLDWKYFPMTCLPSIVNVEFLIELNLKHSKLETLWEGIKPLQNLRRMDLSYSVNLKELPDLSTATNLRKLILYGCSSLIRLPSCIGNATNLEDLYLTGCSFHNQKIILRFGKCFKLNQEARDLIIQTPSREAVLPGREVPAYFTHRATGGSLTIKFNERPLPRYMRFKACILLVNNGDYEAPDRDNKWLHISFGVRSRTSGETISPCLTEHLYTFEIEAIVASSELVFEFNVKYRNDWKIGECGLRSEVLHVVDGHE, encoded by the exons atggcttcttctttttaccTTACCACTATTGCAGCTGCAATAGGCTTCTTCACCCTTTTGAGAAAGCTCAGAGTTCATCAAGATAACCAAGAAAAgaagtcatcttcttcatctccttcatcatcatctacatcttctttgtctctttcaTCAGTTactccaccttcttcttcatctcgcaACTGGACATACCATGTCTTTCCCAGCTTCCGCGGCGAAGATGTCCGTAGAGACTTTCTCAGTCACATTCAGATGGAGTTTCAAAGAATGGGAATCACTTCCTTCGTTGATAATGAGATCAAAAGAGGAGAATCCATAGCACCCGAGCTCATTCGGTCAATTGGAGAATCCAAGATCGCAGTTGTGCTGGTCTCTAGGAACTATGCTTCATCAAAATGGTGTCTTAACGAACTGGTGGAGATTATGAAGTGCAGAGAAGAATTAGGCCAAACTGTGATGCCCATTTTTCATAAAGTGGATCCAACTGATGTCAAAAACCTGACCGGAGATTTCGGGAAAGTTTTCAGAAGAACTTGCGCTGGTAAAACAGAACAGGACATATGGAGATGGAGACAAGCTTTGGCAGAAGTGGCCACCATCGCTGGTTATCATTCAACCAACTg GGATAATGAAGCAGCCATGATCAAGAAAATCGCCACTGATATTTCGAACATATTGATTAATTCCACACCATCAAGCGATTTCGACGGGTTTGTTGGGATGAGAGCTCATTTAGAAAAGGTGGAATCATTGTTATGCCTACACTCAGATGAAGTGAGGATGGTTGGAATCTGGGGTCCTCCTGGGATTGGGAAGACCACAATTGCCAGAGTTGTATACAACCAACTCTCCAACAGTTTCCCGCTGAGTGTCTTTATGGAGAATATCAAAGCAACCTATTCAAGACCAACCGGCTCCGATGACTACAGCGCGAAGTTGCAACTACAGCAAATGTTTCTGTCTCAAATAACGAAGCAGAAGGATATGGAGATTCCTCATTTAGGAGTTGCCCAAGATAGgttgaaagacaagaaagttCTGGTCGTTCTTGATGGGGTGAACCAGTCAGTACAACTAGATGCCATGGCGAAAGAAACTTGGTGGTTTGGTCCTGGGAGTCGAATTATCATTACAACACAAGATCAGAAACTTTGTAAAGCACATGGGATTAACCATATATACCAGGTGGATTTTCCACCAGATAAAGAGGCTCTTCAAATCTTCTGCATGTATGCTTTTGGTCAAAAGTTTCCTAAAACTGGTTTTGAGGAGCTTGCTAGGAAAGTTACAAACCTTTCTGGTAACCTCCCTTTGGGGCTAAGAATTATGGGCTCCTATTTTCGGGGAATGTCGAAGGAAGAGTGGAAAAAGTCACTACCAAGATTAAAAACTAGCCTTGACGCTGATATTCAGAGCATTTTGAAGTTCAGCTATGACGCTTTAGATGACGAAGATAAAGATTTATTTCTTCATATAGCATGTTTTTTCAACCAGAGAGAGATTAAGATAGTGGAAGAGCATCTTGCAAAGAAGTTTGTGGAAGTAAGGCAAAGACTTAACGTCTTGGCTGAGAAATCTCTCATATCTTTTAGCTTCTTTGGAACTATAGAGATGCATAGTTTGCTAGCAAAACTAGGTGGAGAAATTGTTCGTAAACAATCTATTCATGAGCCTGGACAGCGCcagtttttgtttaatgaagaaGAGATATGTGATGTGCTGATTGGTGATGCAGCA GGTAGTAAAAGTGTAATAGGCATAAAATTCCGCTACAGAATCGAGGAAGAATTCGATCTAAGTGAGAGGATTTTCGAAGGAATGTCTAATCTTCAGTTCTTAAGATTCATTTGTGGCCGTGATACATTGCAACTACCTCGCGGTCTGAACTATCTTTCTCGTAAAATTCAGTTACTAGATTGGAAATATTTTCCGATGACATGTTTGCCTTCTATTGTGAACGTGGAGTTCCTTATTGAACTAAACCTGAAGCACAGCAAGCTTGAAACGTTGTGGGAAGGAATTAAA CCGCTTCAAAATCTCAGGCGGATGGATTTGAGTTATTCTGTAAACTTGAAGGAGCTTCCTGATCTCTCAACTGCCACTAATCTTCGAAAATTGATTCTTTATGGTTGCTCCAGTCTGATCAGACTCCCTTCTTGTATTGGGAATGCCACCAATCTCGAGGATTTATATCTTACTGGGTGCTCCTTCCACAATCAAAAGATTATTCTCAGATTTGGTAAGTGCTTTAAACTGAATCAAGAAGCAAGAGACCTCATCATCCAGACACCGAGTAGGGAAGCAGTCCTACCTGGTAGAGAAGTGCCTGCGTACTTCACTCACCGAGCAACTGGGGGTTCATTGACAATTAAGTTCAATGAGAGGCCACTTCCTAGATACATGAGATTTAAGGCTTGCATCTTGCTGGTTAATAATGGTGACTATGAGGCTCCTGATAGAGATAATAAATGGTTACATATTTCTTTCGGTGTTAGGTCTAGAACATCGGGAGAAACTATTTCTCCATGCCTAACAGAGCATCTGTACACATTCGAAATCGAAGCAATTGTAGCTTCCAGCGAGCTTGTCTTTGAGTTCAACGTCAAATACCGTAACGACTGGAAGATAGGAGAATGCGGGTTACGTTCGGAAGTTCTACATGTTGTTGATGGACACGAATGA